The proteins below come from a single Myripristis murdjan chromosome 10, fMyrMur1.1, whole genome shotgun sequence genomic window:
- the csf1ra gene encoding macrophage colony-stimulating factor 1 receptor isoform X1 has product MQSYLTLLLGILASAAQAEWRRPVIKFNSKVVEGPEVVVTAGTRLRLTCEGNGPVNWQTRLAKHRRYVLKGTGNIRTLNVERPAAEFTGTYKCSYTSGPQRVRDLVSSVHVYVKDPDRLFWTSSTSLRVVKKEGEDYLLPCLLTDPAATNLGLRMDNGTSLPPGMNFTAYPHKGILIHSLHPSFNADYVCTAKINGVEKSSRAFSINVIQKLRFPPYVFLEKDEYVRIVGEELKIRCNTHNPNFNYNVTWRYTTKMKSTVEEKVRSSGENRLDIESILTISAVDLADTGNISCIGTNEAGVNSSTTYLLVVDKPYIRLSPQLSPKLAHQGLSVEVNEGEDLELSVLVEAYPHIIEQGWDTPTSPNTSTQEKKFIKYNNRYHASLLLKRMNPQEQGQYTFHAKSHMANASITFQVQMYQRPVAVVRWENVTTLTCTSFGYPAPRIIWYQCFGIRPTCSENTTGMQMPVPLQAPTVEVQREEYGAVEVESVLTVGPSNRRMTVECVAFNLVGVSSDTFAMDVTDKLFTSTLTGAAGILTILLVLLVFLLYKYKQKPRYEIRWKIIEARDGNNYTFVDPTQLPYNEKWEFPRDKLKLGKILGAGAFGKVVEATAFGLGKEDNTLRVAVKMLKASAHSDEREALMSELKILSHLGHHKNIVNLLGACTYGGPVLVITEYCSHGDLLNFLRQRAEPFLNFIMSVPEITEEPGDYKNICNQKQFIRSDSGISSVSSGSYLEMRPSQQPIKSSLDSVCEEGGDWPLDIDDLLRFSHQVSQGLDFLAAKNCIHRDVAARNVLLTDHRVAKICDFGLARDIMNDSNYVVKGNARLPVKWMAPESIFDCVYTVQSDVWSYGILLWEIFSLGKSPYPSMAVDSRFYKMVKCGYQMSRPDFAPPEMYLIMKACWNLEPTERPTFSKISQMIERLLGDHHNQEQLMYQNVQQQVTESEACDEPKCSEGPCDRSCDYEEEEQPLMKTNHYQFC; this is encoded by the exons ATGCAGTCCTACCTTACTCTGCTGCTGGGGATCCTGGCCTCTGCTGCTCAAG CAGAATGGAGGCGCCCTGTGATCAAGTTCAACTCTAAAGTGGTGGAGGGTCCGGAGGTGGTGGTCACTGCTGGTACCAGACTGCGCCTGACATGTGAGGGCAACGGGCCCGTCAACTGGCAAACGAGGCTAGCCAAACACAGGCGCTACGTGTTAAAGGGCACCGGGAACATCCGTACCTTAAATGTGGAACGTCCGGCTGCAGAATTCACTGGCACTTACAAGTGTTCATACACCTCTGGGCCACAGCGAGTACGTGACCTGGTGTCCTCagtgcatgtttatgtaaaaG ATCCAGACCGTCTGTTCTGGACCAGCAGCACGTCCTTGCGGGTGGTGAAGAAGGAGGGTGAGGACTACCTGCTGCCTTGCCTGCTGACTGACCCAGCAGCCACAAATCTGGGGCTGCGCATGGACAACGGCACCTCCTTGCCTCCGGGAATGAACTTCACAGCTTATCCACACAAGGGTATCCTCATCCACAGCCTCCACCCCAGTTTCAACGCTGACTATGTCTGCACAGCCAAGATCAACGGGGTGGAGAAGAGCTCCAGGGCCTTTTCCATCAATGTCATTCAAA AGCTGCGTTTCCCACCTTATGTCTTCTTGGAGAAAGACGAGTATGTGCGTATTGTTGGGGAGGAGCTCAAGATtcgctgcaacacacacaatccaaatTTCAACTACAACGTCACCTGGAGATACACCACCAAAATG AAATCAACGGTTGAAGAGAAGGTTCGCTCTAGTGGGGAAAATCGCCTGGACATAGAAAGCATACTGACCATCTCTGCTGTGGACCTTGCAGACACAGGGAACATCTCTTGCATCGGCACTAATGAAGCAGGGGTGAACAGTTCAACTACATACCTGCTGGTTGTAG ACAAGCCCTACATTAGACTGTCGCCCCAGCTGTCTCCCAAGCTGGCCCACCAGGGTCTTTCTGTGGAGGTGAATGAGGGAGAGGATCTGGAGCTCAGTGTGCTAGTCGAAGCATACCCACACATTATAGAGCAGGGCTGGGACACCCCGACATCACCCAACACCTCCACCCAGGAGAAGAAGTTCATCAAATACAACAACAG ATACCATGCTTCTCTACTGCTGAAGAGGATGAATCCCCAGGAGCAAGGCCAGTACACCTTCCACGCCAAGAGTCACATGGCCAATGCATCCATCACATTCCAAGTGCAAATGTATC AGAGACCAGTGGCTGTGGTGAGATGGGAAAATGTAACCACTCTCACTTGCACCTCATTCGGCTACCCTGCCCCCCGAATCATCTGGTACCAGTGTTTTGGAATACGACCCAC GTGCAGTGAGAACACCACGGGGATGCAGATGCCGGTCCCTCTGCAGGCTCCTACAGTGGAGGTCCAGAGGGAGGAGTACGGGGCTGTGGAGGTGGAGAGCGTTCTCACGGTGGGACCGTCCAACCGCAGGATGACGGTGGAGTGTGTGGCCTTCAACCTGGTTGGGGTCAGCAGCGATACTTTTGCAATGGACGTTACTG ATAAACTCTTTACCTCCACCCTGACTGGAGCTGCTGGCATTCTGACCATCCTCCTTGTGCTTTTGGTCTTTCTGCTCTACAAATACAAGCAG aaaCCAAGATATGAGATCCGCTGGAAAATCATTGAGGCGAGAGATGGAAACAACTACACTTTTGTTGACCCCACTCAGCTTCCCTACAATGAGAAGTGGGAGTTTCCCCGTGACAAGCTGAAGCTAG GAAAGATCCTGGGTGCGGGTGCTTTTGGAAAGGTCGTGGAGGCCACAGCCTTCGGTCTGGGAAAGGAAGACAATACGTTGCGTGTTGCtgtgaaaatgttaaaag cCAGTGCTCATTCAGATGAGAGGGAGGCTCTGATGTCTGAACTGAAAATCTTGAGTCACCTGGGACACCACAAGAACATCGTCAACCTGCTAGGGGCCTGCACTTATGGAG GACCGGTGCTCGTGATCACAGAGTACTGTAGCCATGGCGACCTGCTAAACTTCCTTCGCCAGAGGGCAGAACCTTTCCTGAATTTCATCATGAGCGTTCCCGAGATCACGGAGGAGCCAGGCGACTACAAAAACATCTGCAATCAGAAGCAGTTCATTAGAAG TGACAGCGGGATCTCGAGTGTATCCTCAGGCAGCTACTTGGAGATGAGACCCAGccagcagccaatcaaatcatCTCTAG ActctgtgtgtgaggagggcGGGGATTGGCCTCTCGACATTGACGATCTGCTGAGGTTTTCCCATCAGGTGTCTCAGGGCCTCGACTTCCTGGCGGCCAAAAAT tgtattCACAGAGACGTGGCTGCTAGGAATGTCCTCCTTACTGACCACCGGGTGGCCAAGATTTGCGACTTCGGCCTGGCACGTGACATCATGAACGACTCCAACTACGTGGTGAAGGGCAAT GCGCGTCTGCCAGTGAAGTGGATGGCTCCGGAGAGCATCTTTGACTGTGTGTACACTGTCCAGAGTGACGTCTGGTCTTATGGCATCCTCCTTTGGGAGATCTTCTCTCTAG GCAAAAGCCCCTATCCCAGTATGGCTGTGGACTCCAGGTTCTACAAGATGGTGAAGTGTGGCTACCAGATGTCCCGCCCGGATTTTGCCCCTCCTGAGAT GTACCTGATCATGAAGGCGTGCTGGAATCTGGAGCCCACGGAGCGTCCGACGTTCAGCAAGATCAGTCAGATGATAGAGAGACTACTTGGGGATCATCATAACCAGGAACAA CTAATGTACCAGAATGTACAGCAGCAGGTCACGGAGAGCGAAGCGTGTGATGAGCCCAAGTGCAGCGAAGGCCCCTGTGACCGGTCTTGTGActatgaggaagaggagcagcctCTGATGAAGACAAACCACTATCAGTTTTGCTGA
- the csf1ra gene encoding macrophage colony-stimulating factor 1 receptor isoform X2 has product MQSYLTLLLGILASAAQEWRRPVIKFNSKVVEGPEVVVTAGTRLRLTCEGNGPVNWQTRLAKHRRYVLKGTGNIRTLNVERPAAEFTGTYKCSYTSGPQRVRDLVSSVHVYVKDPDRLFWTSSTSLRVVKKEGEDYLLPCLLTDPAATNLGLRMDNGTSLPPGMNFTAYPHKGILIHSLHPSFNADYVCTAKINGVEKSSRAFSINVIQKLRFPPYVFLEKDEYVRIVGEELKIRCNTHNPNFNYNVTWRYTTKMKSTVEEKVRSSGENRLDIESILTISAVDLADTGNISCIGTNEAGVNSSTTYLLVVDKPYIRLSPQLSPKLAHQGLSVEVNEGEDLELSVLVEAYPHIIEQGWDTPTSPNTSTQEKKFIKYNNRYHASLLLKRMNPQEQGQYTFHAKSHMANASITFQVQMYQRPVAVVRWENVTTLTCTSFGYPAPRIIWYQCFGIRPTCSENTTGMQMPVPLQAPTVEVQREEYGAVEVESVLTVGPSNRRMTVECVAFNLVGVSSDTFAMDVTDKLFTSTLTGAAGILTILLVLLVFLLYKYKQKPRYEIRWKIIEARDGNNYTFVDPTQLPYNEKWEFPRDKLKLGKILGAGAFGKVVEATAFGLGKEDNTLRVAVKMLKASAHSDEREALMSELKILSHLGHHKNIVNLLGACTYGGPVLVITEYCSHGDLLNFLRQRAEPFLNFIMSVPEITEEPGDYKNICNQKQFIRSDSGISSVSSGSYLEMRPSQQPIKSSLDSVCEEGGDWPLDIDDLLRFSHQVSQGLDFLAAKNCIHRDVAARNVLLTDHRVAKICDFGLARDIMNDSNYVVKGNARLPVKWMAPESIFDCVYTVQSDVWSYGILLWEIFSLGKSPYPSMAVDSRFYKMVKCGYQMSRPDFAPPEMYLIMKACWNLEPTERPTFSKISQMIERLLGDHHNQEQLMYQNVQQQVTESEACDEPKCSEGPCDRSCDYEEEEQPLMKTNHYQFC; this is encoded by the exons ATGCAGTCCTACCTTACTCTGCTGCTGGGGATCCTGGCCTCTGCTGCTCAAG AATGGAGGCGCCCTGTGATCAAGTTCAACTCTAAAGTGGTGGAGGGTCCGGAGGTGGTGGTCACTGCTGGTACCAGACTGCGCCTGACATGTGAGGGCAACGGGCCCGTCAACTGGCAAACGAGGCTAGCCAAACACAGGCGCTACGTGTTAAAGGGCACCGGGAACATCCGTACCTTAAATGTGGAACGTCCGGCTGCAGAATTCACTGGCACTTACAAGTGTTCATACACCTCTGGGCCACAGCGAGTACGTGACCTGGTGTCCTCagtgcatgtttatgtaaaaG ATCCAGACCGTCTGTTCTGGACCAGCAGCACGTCCTTGCGGGTGGTGAAGAAGGAGGGTGAGGACTACCTGCTGCCTTGCCTGCTGACTGACCCAGCAGCCACAAATCTGGGGCTGCGCATGGACAACGGCACCTCCTTGCCTCCGGGAATGAACTTCACAGCTTATCCACACAAGGGTATCCTCATCCACAGCCTCCACCCCAGTTTCAACGCTGACTATGTCTGCACAGCCAAGATCAACGGGGTGGAGAAGAGCTCCAGGGCCTTTTCCATCAATGTCATTCAAA AGCTGCGTTTCCCACCTTATGTCTTCTTGGAGAAAGACGAGTATGTGCGTATTGTTGGGGAGGAGCTCAAGATtcgctgcaacacacacaatccaaatTTCAACTACAACGTCACCTGGAGATACACCACCAAAATG AAATCAACGGTTGAAGAGAAGGTTCGCTCTAGTGGGGAAAATCGCCTGGACATAGAAAGCATACTGACCATCTCTGCTGTGGACCTTGCAGACACAGGGAACATCTCTTGCATCGGCACTAATGAAGCAGGGGTGAACAGTTCAACTACATACCTGCTGGTTGTAG ACAAGCCCTACATTAGACTGTCGCCCCAGCTGTCTCCCAAGCTGGCCCACCAGGGTCTTTCTGTGGAGGTGAATGAGGGAGAGGATCTGGAGCTCAGTGTGCTAGTCGAAGCATACCCACACATTATAGAGCAGGGCTGGGACACCCCGACATCACCCAACACCTCCACCCAGGAGAAGAAGTTCATCAAATACAACAACAG ATACCATGCTTCTCTACTGCTGAAGAGGATGAATCCCCAGGAGCAAGGCCAGTACACCTTCCACGCCAAGAGTCACATGGCCAATGCATCCATCACATTCCAAGTGCAAATGTATC AGAGACCAGTGGCTGTGGTGAGATGGGAAAATGTAACCACTCTCACTTGCACCTCATTCGGCTACCCTGCCCCCCGAATCATCTGGTACCAGTGTTTTGGAATACGACCCAC GTGCAGTGAGAACACCACGGGGATGCAGATGCCGGTCCCTCTGCAGGCTCCTACAGTGGAGGTCCAGAGGGAGGAGTACGGGGCTGTGGAGGTGGAGAGCGTTCTCACGGTGGGACCGTCCAACCGCAGGATGACGGTGGAGTGTGTGGCCTTCAACCTGGTTGGGGTCAGCAGCGATACTTTTGCAATGGACGTTACTG ATAAACTCTTTACCTCCACCCTGACTGGAGCTGCTGGCATTCTGACCATCCTCCTTGTGCTTTTGGTCTTTCTGCTCTACAAATACAAGCAG aaaCCAAGATATGAGATCCGCTGGAAAATCATTGAGGCGAGAGATGGAAACAACTACACTTTTGTTGACCCCACTCAGCTTCCCTACAATGAGAAGTGGGAGTTTCCCCGTGACAAGCTGAAGCTAG GAAAGATCCTGGGTGCGGGTGCTTTTGGAAAGGTCGTGGAGGCCACAGCCTTCGGTCTGGGAAAGGAAGACAATACGTTGCGTGTTGCtgtgaaaatgttaaaag cCAGTGCTCATTCAGATGAGAGGGAGGCTCTGATGTCTGAACTGAAAATCTTGAGTCACCTGGGACACCACAAGAACATCGTCAACCTGCTAGGGGCCTGCACTTATGGAG GACCGGTGCTCGTGATCACAGAGTACTGTAGCCATGGCGACCTGCTAAACTTCCTTCGCCAGAGGGCAGAACCTTTCCTGAATTTCATCATGAGCGTTCCCGAGATCACGGAGGAGCCAGGCGACTACAAAAACATCTGCAATCAGAAGCAGTTCATTAGAAG TGACAGCGGGATCTCGAGTGTATCCTCAGGCAGCTACTTGGAGATGAGACCCAGccagcagccaatcaaatcatCTCTAG ActctgtgtgtgaggagggcGGGGATTGGCCTCTCGACATTGACGATCTGCTGAGGTTTTCCCATCAGGTGTCTCAGGGCCTCGACTTCCTGGCGGCCAAAAAT tgtattCACAGAGACGTGGCTGCTAGGAATGTCCTCCTTACTGACCACCGGGTGGCCAAGATTTGCGACTTCGGCCTGGCACGTGACATCATGAACGACTCCAACTACGTGGTGAAGGGCAAT GCGCGTCTGCCAGTGAAGTGGATGGCTCCGGAGAGCATCTTTGACTGTGTGTACACTGTCCAGAGTGACGTCTGGTCTTATGGCATCCTCCTTTGGGAGATCTTCTCTCTAG GCAAAAGCCCCTATCCCAGTATGGCTGTGGACTCCAGGTTCTACAAGATGGTGAAGTGTGGCTACCAGATGTCCCGCCCGGATTTTGCCCCTCCTGAGAT GTACCTGATCATGAAGGCGTGCTGGAATCTGGAGCCCACGGAGCGTCCGACGTTCAGCAAGATCAGTCAGATGATAGAGAGACTACTTGGGGATCATCATAACCAGGAACAA CTAATGTACCAGAATGTACAGCAGCAGGTCACGGAGAGCGAAGCGTGTGATGAGCCCAAGTGCAGCGAAGGCCCCTGTGACCGGTCTTGTGActatgaggaagaggagcagcctCTGATGAAGACAAACCACTATCAGTTTTGCTGA